Proteins co-encoded in one Gossypium arboreum isolate Shixiya-1 chromosome 11, ASM2569848v2, whole genome shotgun sequence genomic window:
- the LOC108460012 gene encoding LOB domain-containing protein 19-like → MSGNNGGGPCGACKFLRRKCVKGCIFAPYFDSDQGMAHFAAVHKVYGASNASKMLQRIPVHKRLDAVVTLCYEALARVRDPVYGCVGHLFTLQQQVVNLQAELAYTQARLSTLQRHPPSSSEIGSELMSSSNMSTHFDPPQQTSVGLTSFPNSFDQVAENEELQVLTREFVSRYLPGVRFHPSTST, encoded by the exons ATGAGTGGAAATAATGGAGGAGGGCCTTGTGGTGCCTGCAAATTCCTTAGGCGAAAGTGCGTAAAAGGGTGCATATTTGCACCCTATTTTGACTCCGACCAAGGGATGGCTCACTTCGCTGCGGTCCACAAGGTTTACGGTGCCAGCAATGCTTCCAAGATGCTGCAGCGGATACCCGTACACAAGCGCCTCGATGCCGTCGTTACCCTCTGTTATGAGGCTTTGGCTAGGGTTCGAGACCCTGTTTATGGCTGCGTCGGCCACCTCTTCACCCTGCAACAACAG GTAGTGAATTTACAGGCGGAATTAGCCTACACCCAGGCCCGTCTTTCTACGTTGCAGCGTCATCCTCCATCCTCATCGGAAATAGGATCCGAATTGATGTCTTCTTCTAACATGTCCACACACTTTGATCCGCCACAACAGACTTCAGTTGGGCTTACAAGTTTCCCAAATTCATTTGACCAAGTTGCAGAGAACGAGGAGCTTCAAGTTTTAACCAGGGAATTCGTCTCCAGATATCTCCCAGGTGTCCGATTCCACCCTTCTACTTCCACTTAA
- the LOC108460263 gene encoding brefeldin A-inhibited guanine nucleotide-exchange protein 2-like — MASAEADSRMSQVVVPALEKIIKNASWRKHSKLAHQCKSLLEKLTTKSPLFPSDSEPDNSIPGPLHDGGPVEYSLAESECILTPLINACGTAYNKIVDPAVDCIQKLIAYGYLRGEADPTGGPEAQLLSKLIESVCKCHDLGDDAVELLVLKTLLSAVTSISLRIHGDCLLQIVRTCYDIYLGSKNVVNQTTAKASLVQMLVIVFRRMEADSSTVPIQPIVVAELMEPVEKSDADGSMTQFVQGFITKIMQDIDGVLNPVAPSKVSLGGHDGAFETTTVETTNPTDLLDSTDKDMLDAKYWEISMYKTALEGRKGELADGDVERDDDLEVQIGNKLRRDAFLVFRALCKLSMKTPPKEAMADPQLMRGKIVALELLKILLENAGAVFRTSERFLGAIKQYLCLSLLKNSTSSLIIVFQLSCSIFISLVSRFRAGLKAEIGVFFPMIVLRVLENVAQPNFQQKMIVLRFLDKLCVDSQILVDIFINYDCDVNSSNIFERMVNGLLKTAQGVPPSTATTLLPPQEATMKLEAMKCLVAILKSMGDWMNKQLRIPDPHSTKRFEAVENSSEPVNVPLANGNGDEPVEGSDSHSETSSEASDALSIEQRRAYKLELQEGISLFNRKPKKGIEFLIRANKVGDSPEEIAAFLKNASGLNKTLIGDYLGEREDLSLKVMHAYVDSFDFQGMEFDDAIRAFLQGFRLPGEAQKIDRIMEKFAERYCKCNPKAFISADTAYVLAYSVILLNTDAHNPMVKNKMSADDFIRNNRGIDDGKDLPEEYLRSLFERISRNEIKMKEDDLSVQQKQSVNSSRILGLDSILNIVIRKRDEDQHMETSDNLIKHMQEQFKEKARKSESVYYAATDVVVLRFMVEVCWAPMLAAFSVPLDQSDDEIVIALCLEGFRYAIHVTAVMSMKTHRDAFVTSLAKFTSLHSPADIKQKNIDAIRAIVTLADEDGNYLREAWEHILTCVSRFEHLHLLGEGAPPDATFFAFPQNDSEKSKQAKSTVLPVLRKKGPGRIQYAAAAVMRGSYDSAGIGGNIAGAVTSEQMNNLVSNLNMLEQVGEMNRIFTRSQKLNSEAIVDFVKALCKVSMEELRSTSDPRVFSLTKIVEIAHYNMNRIRLVWSSIWLVLSDFFVTIGCSENLSIAIFAMDSLRQLSMKFLEREELANYNFQNEFMKPFVIVMRKSSAVEIRELIIRCVSQMVLSRVNNVKSGWKSMFMVFTTAAYDDHKNIVLLAFEIIEKIIRDYFPFITETETTTFTDCVNCLIAFTNSRFNKDISLNAIAFLRFCATKLAEGDLGSSSKNKDNEFGKISPSSSNKGKDGTQDNGVLVDKDDHRYFWFPLLAGLSELSFDPRPEIRKSALQVLFETLRNHGHLFSLPLWERVFESVLFPIFDYVRHAIDPSGGDSPGQGIVNDIDEHDQDAWLYETCTLALQLVVDLFVNFYNTVNPLLRKVLSLLVSFIKRPHQSLAGIGIAAFVRLMSNAGDLFSEEKWLEVVSSLKEAANATLPNFSFIVSGDIMVGSNGHALNSQSNEASAGSDTSHGDSESSRAQCVYDLLSDAKCRAAVQLLLIQAVMEIYNMYRTHLSAKSIIILYEAMHDVASHAHRINNNTILRSKLQEFGPMTQLQDPPLLRLENESYQFCLTFLQNLILDRPPRYEEAEVESHLVDLCQEVLLFYIESARAGQASETSANGQTQWLIPLGSGKRRELAARAPLIVATLQAICCLGETLFEKNLPQFFPLISNLVSTEHGSTEVQVALSDMLSSSVGPVLLRSCLSW; from the exons ATGGCTTCTGCGGAAGCCGATTCCCGCATGAGCCAAGTGGTAGTCCCGGCCCTTGAGAAGATCATCAAGAACGCTTCATGGCGGAAGCACTCCAAACTTGCTCACCAATGCAAATCCCTTCTCGAGAAACTTACCACGAAGTCGCCTTTATTTCCGTCAGATTCGGAGCCTGATAACTCGATCCCTGGTCCACTCCATGACGGCGGCCCAGTGGAATATTCCCTTGCTGAATCGGAGTGCATTCTCACCCCTCTGATCAACGCATGCGGAACCGCTTACAACAAGATCGTCGATCCAGCTGTTGATTGCATTCAGAAATTAATCGCCTACGGTTACCTACGCGGCGAAGCGGACCCCACTGGAGGTCCCGAGGCTCAGCTCTTGTCAAAATTGATAGAATCCGTCTGCAAATGCCACGATTTAGGGGATGATGCTGTTGAATTACTGGTTTTGAAAACGCTCTTATCGGCGGTAACATCTATCTCACTGCGAATTCATGGTGATTGTTTGTTGCAAATTGTGAGAACTTGTTATGACATTTATTTAGGGAGTAAAAATGTGGTTAATCAAACGACAGCAAAAGCTTCCTTGGTTCAAATGTTAGTGATTGTTTTTAGGAGAATGGAGGCTGATTCATCAACCGTTCCAATTCAGCCAATTGTAGTGGCTGAATTAATGGAACCTGTTGAGAAATCCGATGCGGATGGATCGATGACTCAGTTCGTTCAAGGGTTTATAACCAAAATTATGCAGGACATTGATGGAGTATTGAATCCAGTGGCACCGAGTAAGGTTTCTTTAGGTGGCCATGATGGCGCATTTGAAACTACCACTGTTGAGACCACTAATCCAACTGACTTGCTGGATTCTACTGATAAGGATATGTTGGATGCAAAATATTGGGAGATTAGTATGTATAAGACAGCATTAGAAGGGAGGAAAGGGGAGTTGGCAGATGGCGATGTGGAGAGAGATGATGATTTGGAGGTTCAGATTGGGAATAAGTTGAGAAGGGATGCCTTTTTGGTGTTTAGAGCGCTTTGCAAGTTGTCAATGAAGACACCACCGAAAGAGGCTATGGCGGATCCTCAGTTGATGAGAGGGAAGATTGTGGCGCTTGAGTTGTTGAAGATTTTGTTAGAGAATGCTGGAGCTGTATTTAGAACAAGTGAAAG GTTTTTAGGTGCCATAAAGCAATACCTGTGTTTGTCACTGTTGAAGAACAGCACTTCATCTCTTATAATTGTTTTCCAGCTTTCTTGCTCCATATTCATTAGTCTAGTCTCAAGGTTTCGAGCTGGCCTGAAAGCCGAGATTGGAGTGTTTTTTCCTATGATTGTCCTCAGGGTCTTGGAAAATGTTGCTCAACCTAATTTTCAGCAAAAGATGATAGTTCTTCGTTTTCTGGACAAGCTTTGTGTTGATTCACAGATCTTGGTAGATATCTTTATCAACTATGATTGTGATGTCAATTCATCAAACATATTTGAGAG AATGGTCAATGGACTTCTAAAAACGGCTCAAGGTGTTCCTCCCAGTACAGCTACAACGCTGTTACCACCTCAGGAAGCAACCATGAAACTTGAAGCTATGAAGTGTTTAGTGGCTATTTTAAAATCAATGGGAGACTGGATGAACAAACAGTTGCGCATTCCAGATCCTCATTCTACTAAGAGATTTGAAGCTGTTGAGAACAGTTCTGAGCCTGTAAATGTCCCCCTGGCAAATGGTAATGGAGATGAGCCTGTTGAAGGATCAGATTCTCATTCTGAAACCTCTAGTGAAGCTTCTGATGCTTTATCAATTGAGCAACGTCGAGCTTACAAGCTTGAGCTTCAG GAAGGTATATCACTTTTTAATCGGAAGCCTAAGAAAGGAATTGAATTTCTAATTAGAGCAAATAAGGTTGGTGACTCCCCAGAGGAGATTGCTGCTTTTCTTAAAAATGCATCTGGTCTCAACAAAACGTTGATTGGTGATTATCTTGGAGAAAGGGAAGATTTATCACTGAAAGTTATGCATGCCTATGTTGACTCCTTTGACTTTCAAGGCATGGAGTTTGATGATGCAATCCGAGCCTTTCTGCAAGGCTTTAGATTGCCTGGTGAGGCACAAAAGATTGACCGAATCATGGAAAAGTTTGCTGAGCGTTACTGCAAATGTAACCCGAAGGCATTCATCAGTGCTGATACAGCTTATGTCCTTGCTTACTCTGTCATATTGCTCAATACCGATGCTCATAACCCTATGGTCAAGAACAAG ATGTCAGCTGATGATTTCATAAGAAACAATCGTGGTATAGATGATGGAAAAGACTTGCCAGAAGAGTACTTAAGATCATTATTTGAACGGATATCTAGAAATGAGATCAAAATGAAAGAGGATGATCTGTCCGTGCAGCAGAAGCAGTCAGTGAATTCCTCAAGAATATTAGGTTTGGACAGTATCTTGAATATTGTGATACGCAAGCGTGATGAAGACCAACATATGGAGACCAGTGATAATCTTATCAAGCACATGCAAGAACAATTTAAGGAGAAAGCTCGGAAATCTGA GTCAGTTTATTATGCTGCTACAGATGTAGTGGTTCTGAGATTCATGGTTGAGGTGTGCTGGGCTCCTATGTTGGCTGCCTTCAGTGTGCCTCTTGACCaaagtgatgatgaaatagtgaTAGCATTGTGTCTTGAAGGCTTCCGCTATGCAATCCATGTGACTGCTGTGATGTCCATGAAGACTCATAGAGATGCTTTTGTGACTTCATTAGCTAAGTTTACTTCACTGCACTCTCCTGCAGATATCAAGCAGAAAAATATAGATGCTATCAGG GCAATAGTTACACTTGCAGATGAAGATGGAAATTATTTAAGAGAAGCTTGGGAACATATTTTGACGTGTGTGTCTCGGTTTGAGCATTTGCATCTATTGGGGGAGGGTGCTCCTCCAGATGCCACTTTCTTTGCCTTTCCTCAGAATGATTCAGAAAAATCTAAGCAAGCTAAGTCAACTGTACTTCCTGTTTTAAGGAAGAAGGGACCCGGAAGAATTCAGTATGCTGCTGCTGCTGTGATGAGGGGCTCATATGATAGTGCTGGTATTGGAGGTAATATTGCTGGGGCAGTCACATCTGAACAGATGAACAATTTAGTTTCTAATCTCAACATGTTAGAACAAGTTGGTGAAATGAACCGTATATTCACACGTAGTCAAAAATTGAATAGTGAGGCTATCGTAGACTTTGTTAAGGCTCTCTGCAAGGTGTCCATGGAGGAGTTGCGATCTACATCTGACCCTCGGGTTTTTAGCCTTACGAAGATTGTTGAGATTGC GCATTATAACATGAACCGGATCAGGCTTGTATGGTCAAGCATCTGGCTTGTACTCTCTGATTTCTTTGTGACTATTGGCTGTTCTGAAAACCTGTCAATTGCAATTTTTGCAATGGACTCTTTACGGCAGCTATCAATGAAATTTTTGGAGCGAGAAGAGTTGGCTAATTATAATTTTCAGAATGAATTTATGAAGCCTTTTGTCATTGTTATGCGCAAGAGCAGTGCCGTTGAAATCCGAGAATTAATCATCAGATGTGTTTCACAGATGGTGTTATCTCGTGTCAATAATGTCAAATCAGGATGGAAGAGCATGTTCATG GTTTTCACTACTGCAGCTTATGATGACCACAAAAACATTGTACTGTTAGCCTTTGAAATAATAGAAAAGATTATTCGAGACTATTTCCCATTCATCACTGAAACTGAAACAACCACCTTCACTGATTGTGTGAATTGCCTAATTGCATTCACCAATAGTAGATTCAACAAAGACATTAGTCTCAATGCAATTgcttttctacgtttctgtgccACAAAGCTTGCAGAAGGGGATCTTGGCTCCTCGTCAAAAAATAAGGACAACGAATTTGGGAAGATTTCTCCATCTTCATCTAACAAGGGAAAAGATGGAACACAAGATAATGGAGTGCTAGTGGATAAGGATGACCATCGCTATTTCTGGTTCCCATTGTTGGCTG GTTTATCAGAACTCAGCTTTGATCCAAGGCCAGAAATTAGGAAGAGTGCTTTACAAGTGTTGTTTGAAACTTTACGGAACCATGGTCACCTCTTCTCACTACCTTTGTGGGAGAGGGTGTTTGAGTCTGTGCTTTTTCCTATATTTGACTATGTGCGTCATGCTATTGATCCATCAGGTGGTGACTCACCTGGGCAGGGAATTGTTAATGACATTGATGAACATGATCAAGATGCATGGCTCTATGAGACGTGTACTTTGGCACTCCAATTAGTTGTAGATCTTTTTGTGAACTTCTATAATACTGTCAATCCTCTCTTGAGGAAGGTTCTTTCATTACTTGTAAGTTTTATCAAGCGTCCCCACCAAAGTCTAGCTGGTATTGGAATTGCTGCATTTGTACGTCTGATGAGCAATGCAGGTGATCTTTTTTCAGAGGAGAAGTGGCTGGAAGTAGTTTCTTCATTAAAAGAAGCTGCTAATGCTACACTTCCCAATTTTTCTTTCATTGTTAGTGGGGATATCATGGTTGGAAGCAATGGTCATGCTTTGAACAGCCAAAGCAATGAGGCTTCTGCTGGTTCTGACACATCTCATGGAGATTCAGAGAGCTCGAGAGCACAATGTGTTTATGATCTTTTATCTGATGCCAAGTGCCGAGCTGCTGTTCAGCTTCTATTGATTCAG GCGGTGATGGAAATTTACAACATGTATCGAACTCACCTTTCGGCTAAGAGCATCATAATCCTCTATGAGGCAATGCATGATGTGGCATCCCATGCTCACAGGATCAACAACAATACTATACTACGTTCCAAGCTTCAAGAGTTTGGTCCCATGACTCAACTACAAGATCCTCCATTATTGCGCCTTGAGAATGAGTCGTATCAATTTTGCCTTACATTCCTGCAGAACCTGATATTGGATAGGCCTCCAAGGTATGAGGAGGCTGAAGTGGAGTCCCATCTTGTGGATCTTTGCCAGGAGGTATTGCTGTTTTATATTGAAAGTGCGCGCGCTGGACAGGCTTCTGAAACATCTGCCAATGGACAAACTCAATGGTTGATTCCTCTTGGTTCTGGGAAAAGAAGAGAATTGGCTGCCCGTGCACCTCTCATTGTGGCGACTCTCCAGGCCATTTGTTGTTTGGGAGAAACCTTGTTTGAGAAGAACTTACCTCAATTCTTCCCTCTTATTTCGAACTTGGTAAGTACTGAGCATGGTTCAACTGAGGTCCAGGTAGCTCTCAGTGATATGCTTAGTTCCTCGGTTGGTCCCGTTCTGCTGCGATCATGTTTGTCCTGGTGA